A section of the Ictalurus punctatus breed USDA103 chromosome 8, Coco_2.0, whole genome shotgun sequence genome encodes:
- the tgfb5 gene encoding transforming growth factor beta-2 proprotein: protein MWFINIALLILKLSVSAEGFSTCQSYDLDDHKSKRIEAVRGQILSKLRIRSPPDPAAAPQPESVPFEVMLLYNSTKDLLKERARHAESACERESSEEDYYAKEVQRVDMLPQRADSNVINTVPQSPHFRVVKFDVTSVDRNSSTLVKAEFRIYRVQNTHAQATEQRVEIYQILKSDDVSGSHHRYIDSRTVQPGAKAAWLSVDVTETVKEWMAYKEKNLGLMLSVHCPCCTFIPSTNNIVPNKSEELEARFAGVDDDLIRPNRRPGLTKGQIEFSTKTPHLILTLRPTDRLENPNKKNRKKRAAADATTCSRNADQGCCLRSLYIDFRRDLNWKWIHEPKGYKANFCAGNCPYLWSADNHYNMILPLYNKMNPEASASPCCVPQDLEPLTIVYFLGRTPRVEQLSNMVVKSCKCR from the exons ATGTGGTTCATCAATATCGCGCTGCTTATCCTAAAGTTATCGGTCTCGGCTGAGGGCTTTTCGACGTGTCAGTCTTATGACTTGGACGATCATAAGTCGAAAAGGATAGAGGCGGTGCGCGGGCAGATCCTGAGCAAGCTGCGCATCCGATCACCACCCGACCCCGCAGCCGCCCCGCAGCCGGAATCCGTGCCCTTCGAGGTCATGCTGCTCTATAACAGCACCAAGGACCTGCTGAAGGAGCGCGCGCGCCACGCCGAGTCCGCCTGCGAGCGCGAGAGCAGCGAGGAAGATTACTACGCTAAAGAGGTGCAGAGAGTGGACATGCTGCCTCAGCGCGCCGACTCCA ACGTGATAAACACAGTGCCTCAGAGTCCACACTTCAGAGTGGTGAAGTTTGATGTCACCAGTGTAGACAGGAATTCTAGCACACTTGTCAAGGCAGAGTTTCGCATATACAGGGTGcagaacacacatgcacaagccACGGAGCAGCGAGTGGAAATATACCAG ATTCTGAAATCTGACGATGTTTCAGGTTCCCATCATAGGTACATAGATTCCAGAACTGTTCAGCCAGGAGCCAAGGCGGCGTGGTTGTCTGTTGACGTCACAGAGACTGTGAAAGAGTGGATGGCTTATAAAG AGAAGAACTTGGGCCTGATGCTCAGTGTTCATTGTCCATGCTGCACTTTTATTCCATCCACAAATAATATTGTGCCCAACAAGAGTGAGGAGTTGGAAGCTCGATTTGCAG GTGTTGATGATGACCTGATTCGCCCTAACAGGAGGCCAGGTCTGACTAAAGGCCAGATAGAGTTCAGTACTAAAACACCACACCTCATATTGACCCTGCGGCCCACAGATCGTTTGGAGAACCCCAACAAAAAGAACCGCAAGAAGAGGGCAGCTGCTGATGCTACAACATGCTCCAG GAATGCAGATCAAGGCTGTTGCTTAAGGTCTCTGTACATCGACTTCCGTCGGGACCTAAACTGGAAATGGATCCATGAACCGAAAGGATACAAAGCAAATTTCTGTGCTGGCAACTGCCCCTACTTGTGGAGTGCAGACAATCACTATAATATG ATTTTGCCGCTTTATAACAAAATGAATCCTGAGGCGTCTGCGTCTCCCTGCTGTGTGCCTCAGGACCTGGAGCCTCTCACTATTGTTTACTTCCTCGGTCGAACTCCACGGGTGGAGCagctgtcaaacatggtggtcaAATCCTGCAAATGCCGCTGA
- the kcnk4a gene encoding potassium channel subfamily K member 4 isoform X2 gives MRCSTLLTILTAVLLYLVMGALVFGWLEAPKEEQAYDQLLKSRLTFLQKHNCVQESNLSEFTQQVIAAIEAGLDARITSNFTSRWDLANAFFFCGTIITTIGFGNLSPKTEGGQLFCIFYALVGIPMFGILLAGVGDHLGTMLRKAVAKIEALFRKKVSHTSVRVISAVCSILIGCLIFIALPTVVFQEVENWTLLEAGYFVVITLTTVGFGDYVTENRKDGIPIYKPLVWLWIVFGLAYFASILTMIGNWLRMLSKKTRAEMEELRAHATDWTQNIQNMSMDFRIPVPLDLNDPFQLHRRRRRKRRRGAHHRHPRRTVDGLPHGVSLEVNSIKENGHLFVNWPGSRFNSASDTRLYTSYEKRPGSCLAPGQSSRPISRSELRSNSKAGSGSTSRSVSGSDSRSETPSESWSQSEWNSQGSGSGAENEKKQASENDIPVVLIRSCASLPPPSPAPSSPPEPSLLDFFGENLAYIDESSDTLSDRIKVSGAGSNRPRRPKKRSIRRQLPSMSPLGLQRACSSELHPPSYPPTPPPIKD, from the exons ATGCGCTGCTCGACGCTGCTGACAATCCTGACAGCCGTGCTGCTGTATCTGGTGATGGGAGCGTTGGTGTTCGGCTGGCTGGAGGCTCCCAAAGAAGAACAGGCTTATGACCAGCTGCTTAAATCTCGACTAACATTCCTGCAAAAGCACAACTGTGTTCAAGAGAGCAACCTCAGTGAGTTCACTCAG CAAGTGATTGCTGCGATTGAGGCTGGTTTGGATGCCAGAATCACGTCTAATTTCACCAGCAGATGGGATCTAGCCAATGCCTTCTTCTTCTGTGggaccatcatcaccaccattg GGTTTGGAAACCTCTCCCCGAAGACAGAGGGAGGCCAGCTATTTTGTATATTCTATGCTTTAGTGGGGATCCCCATGTTTGGTATCTTGTTAGCTGGAGTTGGAGATCATCTGGGCACCATGCTCAGGAAGGCAGTTGCAAAGATAGAGGCTCTGTTCCGG AAGAAGGTGAGCCACACCAGTGTACGGGTCATATCTGCAGTGTgctccattctgattggctgcttgATCTTCATTGCCTTACCCACCGTGGTGTTTCAGGAAGTGGAAAACTGGACGCTTCTGGAGGCAGGATACTTTGTAGTGATCACACTGACAACTGTGGGCTTTGGTGACTATGTAACAG AGAACCGGAAAGATGGCATTCCTATATACAAGCCCCTCGTGTGGTTGTGGATTGTGTTTGGCTTGGCCTACTTTGCCTCCATCCTCACTATGATAGGCAACTGGCTCCGAATGCTCTCCAAGAAAACCAGGGCAGAG ATGGAGGAGCTAAGAGCACATGCTACAGATTGGACCCAGAATATCCAGAACATGTCTATGGACTTTCGCATCCCTGTCCCTCTGGACCTTAATGATCCCTTCCAGCTCCATCGTAGGCGCAGAAGGAAACGCCGCCGTGGTGCCCACCATCGGCACCCAAGGCGTACTGTGGACGGACTTCCTCATGGAGTTTCTCTGGAGGTTAATTCCATCAAGGAAAATGGCCATCTGTTTGTGAACTGGCCTGGTTCCCGGTTTAACAGTGCATCAGACACCAG ATTATATACGAGTTATGAGAAGAGACCTGGATCATGCTTGGCACCAGGACAAAGCTCAAGGCCTATCTCACGTTCTGAATTGAGGTCTAATTCTAAGGCTGGATCAGGATCCACATCCAGGTCAGTTTCAGGATCAGACTCCAGATCTGAGACACCATCAGAATCCTGGTCCCAGTCAGAATGGAACTCGCAGGGGTCTGGGTCAGGAGCTGAGAATGAGAAAAAACAAGCAAGCGAAAATGATATCCCTGTTGTTTTGATCAGAAGCTGTGCGAGTCTTCCACCTCCTTCTCCTGCTCCTTCTTCTCCCCCTGAGCCCTCTCTCCTGGACTTCTTTGGTGAGAACTTGGCTTACATTGATGAGTCCTCGGACACACTAAGTGACCGCATCAAAGTGTCTGGAGCTGGCTCAAACCGGCCTCGTAGGCCCAAGAAAAGAAGCATAAGAAGGCAGCTTCCATCCATGAGTCCGTTAGGACTACAGAGAGCATGCAGCAGTGAACTTCATCCCCCATCATATCCACCAACACCTCCGCCAATAAAAGACTGA
- the kcnk4a gene encoding potassium channel subfamily K member 4 isoform X1, with product MRCSTLLTILTAVLLYLVMGALVFGWLEAPKEEQAYDQLLKSRLTFLQKHNCVQESNLSEFTQQVIAAIEAGLDARITSNFTSRWDLANAFFFCGTIITTIGFGNLSPKTEGGQLFCIFYALVGIPMFGILLAGVGDHLGTMLRKAVAKIEALFRQKKVSHTSVRVISAVCSILIGCLIFIALPTVVFQEVENWTLLEAGYFVVITLTTVGFGDYVTENRKDGIPIYKPLVWLWIVFGLAYFASILTMIGNWLRMLSKKTRAEMEELRAHATDWTQNIQNMSMDFRIPVPLDLNDPFQLHRRRRRKRRRGAHHRHPRRTVDGLPHGVSLEVNSIKENGHLFVNWPGSRFNSASDTRLYTSYEKRPGSCLAPGQSSRPISRSELRSNSKAGSGSTSRSVSGSDSRSETPSESWSQSEWNSQGSGSGAENEKKQASENDIPVVLIRSCASLPPPSPAPSSPPEPSLLDFFGENLAYIDESSDTLSDRIKVSGAGSNRPRRPKKRSIRRQLPSMSPLGLQRACSSELHPPSYPPTPPPIKD from the exons ATGCGCTGCTCGACGCTGCTGACAATCCTGACAGCCGTGCTGCTGTATCTGGTGATGGGAGCGTTGGTGTTCGGCTGGCTGGAGGCTCCCAAAGAAGAACAGGCTTATGACCAGCTGCTTAAATCTCGACTAACATTCCTGCAAAAGCACAACTGTGTTCAAGAGAGCAACCTCAGTGAGTTCACTCAG CAAGTGATTGCTGCGATTGAGGCTGGTTTGGATGCCAGAATCACGTCTAATTTCACCAGCAGATGGGATCTAGCCAATGCCTTCTTCTTCTGTGggaccatcatcaccaccattg GGTTTGGAAACCTCTCCCCGAAGACAGAGGGAGGCCAGCTATTTTGTATATTCTATGCTTTAGTGGGGATCCCCATGTTTGGTATCTTGTTAGCTGGAGTTGGAGATCATCTGGGCACCATGCTCAGGAAGGCAGTTGCAAAGATAGAGGCTCTGTTCCGG CAGAAGAAGGTGAGCCACACCAGTGTACGGGTCATATCTGCAGTGTgctccattctgattggctgcttgATCTTCATTGCCTTACCCACCGTGGTGTTTCAGGAAGTGGAAAACTGGACGCTTCTGGAGGCAGGATACTTTGTAGTGATCACACTGACAACTGTGGGCTTTGGTGACTATGTAACAG AGAACCGGAAAGATGGCATTCCTATATACAAGCCCCTCGTGTGGTTGTGGATTGTGTTTGGCTTGGCCTACTTTGCCTCCATCCTCACTATGATAGGCAACTGGCTCCGAATGCTCTCCAAGAAAACCAGGGCAGAG ATGGAGGAGCTAAGAGCACATGCTACAGATTGGACCCAGAATATCCAGAACATGTCTATGGACTTTCGCATCCCTGTCCCTCTGGACCTTAATGATCCCTTCCAGCTCCATCGTAGGCGCAGAAGGAAACGCCGCCGTGGTGCCCACCATCGGCACCCAAGGCGTACTGTGGACGGACTTCCTCATGGAGTTTCTCTGGAGGTTAATTCCATCAAGGAAAATGGCCATCTGTTTGTGAACTGGCCTGGTTCCCGGTTTAACAGTGCATCAGACACCAG ATTATATACGAGTTATGAGAAGAGACCTGGATCATGCTTGGCACCAGGACAAAGCTCAAGGCCTATCTCACGTTCTGAATTGAGGTCTAATTCTAAGGCTGGATCAGGATCCACATCCAGGTCAGTTTCAGGATCAGACTCCAGATCTGAGACACCATCAGAATCCTGGTCCCAGTCAGAATGGAACTCGCAGGGGTCTGGGTCAGGAGCTGAGAATGAGAAAAAACAAGCAAGCGAAAATGATATCCCTGTTGTTTTGATCAGAAGCTGTGCGAGTCTTCCACCTCCTTCTCCTGCTCCTTCTTCTCCCCCTGAGCCCTCTCTCCTGGACTTCTTTGGTGAGAACTTGGCTTACATTGATGAGTCCTCGGACACACTAAGTGACCGCATCAAAGTGTCTGGAGCTGGCTCAAACCGGCCTCGTAGGCCCAAGAAAAGAAGCATAAGAAGGCAGCTTCCATCCATGAGTCCGTTAGGACTACAGAGAGCATGCAGCAGTGAACTTCATCCCCCATCATATCCACCAACACCTCCGCCAATAAAAGACTGA